Below is a genomic region from Osmerus mordax isolate fOsmMor3 chromosome 22, fOsmMor3.pri, whole genome shotgun sequence.
TAGTTTAGCCTCTAAGGGGCACTGTCGATTTGTATAGCATTTTGAGAAGGTCAAGTGCAAAATcacgattttttttttcatgacaTCTCAACAATTGCATGTCTAATTCTACATACAATTGTATAAAAGATTTATTGAACCCACATGCATAATTAAAATGTAAGCTGAATAGCTCAGTTATAGTACTTTCATTACAACAACATTGAATAAATCTGAACTTTTGTTTCAATGCAAGATACATAAGATTATATCAGGGCGAATTGGTCTCAATAGTGAATACATCGCAGAAGTTTCTGGAAAGCCCTTTTGAAGTCCTGGTTAAAAATTGTGTATATAAGGGGGTTGACGAAAGAGTTTAGGTAGCCCAGCCAGGTGAGGAAGTCTGCCACCCCAGCAGAGGTGCTACAAGACTCGCAGGTGTTAACTACCACCTCTTTGAGAAAGAAAGGCAGCCAGCACACAACAAAGGCCCCCAGGATGAGGCCGAGGGTGGTGGCTGCTCTATGCTCCCTTCCCCCAGGCTGAGCCCTCCTTCGCCTGGCCTTTAGTGGATGAAAGGCGTTGGTGGTGATACGGGCATGGTCCCCCTCTACAGACGGCTCGGAGAAGGACTTCTCAGTGGGACTGAGGGTGTCAGGACTAAGGGGCAGCTCTCGGTCTGAATTTTCCGCAGGAAGGATGTGACTGGTGACTGTGTGCTGGCAGGGGGTGCGGCCAGCTTTGCGGCGGTGGCTTAGTGTTGTGGCGGCACGATAGATCTTGTAGTAGAGAATCAAGATGAGAACCAGTGGGACGTAGAACGCCCCGAAGGTAGAGTAGAGAGTAAAGACCACGTGATCATGCTCAATGAGGCATGAGTcgtccaccatcatccctccatcctctaccTCTTGTCCATTTCCCACCTGCTCTATCAACTCAGGCCAGTCAgtgcccctcttcctccacaccAGATGGGGCAGTGACACGAACACAGAGATGACCCATACTGCAGCAATGGTAACCAGAGCCCTGTGACTGGTGCGTTTGCGGGCGTACTCCACTGCATCGGTGATGGCCCGGTAGCGGTCAAGAGCAATGGCTGCTAGGTGGAGGATTGAGCAAGTGCAGCAGGTGACGTCTATGCCCAGCCACAGGTGACACACGGCTGGACCAAGGACCCAGGTCTCCTCCACAAAGTAGACGATACTAACAGGCATGACCAAAACAGCCACCAGTAGGTCAGTCACAGCCAAGGAGCAGATGAGGTAGTTGGCTGGCTGGTGGAGTTTGCGGGTCACAGCAATGGCTGTAATGACCAAAGAGTTGATGCAGGTAGTGGCCACCGCTAGTAGTGAAAGGGCAAGGGTGAGCAGGATCTTCCACAGGTTGCTTCTGGAAGCCTGGGGCTCAGCATAAGGTAGGGATAGGCTGGAGAAGTTGGAAAGGTCCATGTTGAGTCTGAACATGGAAAGGGGCTTCCACATGTGAGATCTAACAAAGGAACATTAAACAGAAAGTCAGTATAAAATGTTCTTTTGAGTGAAATGTTCCATTGTTGCATGTAGAATAGTGGAACATGTAGTGACGGTCCACATCATATTGTTCCATAAGAACACTCTCTACCACATCTTGAATGATCTGCTGTCAACATAGATATCAGTATGGATATCAGAACCAGCTGAACAGACTAGCTATCCCTGGATAATGAGGCAGGTGGCAGGTGTGACGGCAGCAGAGTACACTTGCATCAGTCACAGGTGTCTGCACAAGTTTGACACCTGTGCCATCGAAGCCAAGGTGTGTCTGGTGAGCAGTAGATCCCCCTGACTCACCCTCACTGCCTGCGCAAATCTCTGTTTATGCAAAGGGTAGGATTTCAACATGCCAGCCGAAAATAACACTGGCAGCTACCTGAAGCCAGAATCTAATTGCAGGGGATTCTCTGTGGATATCGGCCTGTTGGTTTTGAAATATACACAGAAATACACTAAAATGGCCGGTGAACGAAATGTTCTGGAAACTTTCTGTAGTTCATGTGGACACCCATCAATGGAATTCTCTGGTTTGTCAGTATTCTCTTCACTTAGTGGCCTTGCAGGAGAGTTTATGGTGTCATCTAGTGTGACATGTTAGCTAGTTTCCCTGGTGTAATTGACACCTTCCATCACAGAAGCAGGTGGCCTTGTGGCAATCATAGGGCAAGGCCTGCAGGCATATAAACCAGCCTGGTACAACCAGATGGCTTGCCACCGTCACTGCTCTCACAGGTTTTACTGATGGGTGTCAATCGTGCACATCAAGACAAGGAGAGAAATGTCTAAACCCCATGTTTGTCTAattaatgtgtgtgcatgattatGCTTTCTGACCTCTGATTATGTAACCAAGGTAGATGTTTGGTACAGAAAACCTCCCAAAGACCTCAAAATTGAATCAGGAAGGGTTGTTTAGGTGATGTTTGATTTAGAAAGTACTCTGACTATCATTGTTATTTATTGAGACCCAGGAATAGAATTTGAACTAATTACACCATAACAGCTATACACTTTATTATTGTACTAACCTACAAGAGTagttatataaaatataaaatatatagtacaagtacatgtacatttagtatgaaggtgaaacatTTCACACCAATATTTCACTTTAATTGCACCACTGTGTCTGGTTTGCTGCAATTTCTGAGCAGTCAAAACCCAATAATAGTAGACTCTCACTGTAGCTGTatgttttacagttttttgCCATCTCTTTAGGCCTGATCTCCTTAGGGAATTCTGCCTTTCATCACAATGTGGTCAAATATGTCTTGTTCAATCTGTCCATAACCTATACACATTTACAATTTATGAGGGTGAGTACATTTCAGCAAGTCTCAGTCACTCAGTTAACCCAGTACGTATGTATGTAGACTCAAAAAGGGAATGATGTACTGCAGATTCTCCTGTGACACGATGACACAGATGTGTTATTTAAAGTAACTTTATTGATGGGACAAATCCCGACAAGAGACACAACCTTATGTATCtaaaagtgcatgtgtgtgtctgaccccaTTATGAGTGAACCGGCAGTCCATCAAGTCCTCTCTTTAGAGGCCACAAAGGGTGAATGGCATAAAAGAACAACTTCAGAGCTCCATCTACTCCCCTCAGAGAAAACCTAGCGAGTCACTACCCATGGACCTGCGAGAGTTGGTCCAGTACAATTTTGAGCTTTCAGATAGACAAGATGAAGATTTTTCCAAACATCTTGTGCACATGGATACAGTATAATGGTCTCGATTCGAGACTAAACATTCAAACTTAACTAGATGCAGGCCACACATGCTAAGTGGTAAGATCATCTGTGGCTGCAACACCCCAGGGGTGAAGAGAACACACTGTGTCCGTCTGACTCATACATTTTCCCTAAGTGTTAAACAAGTATGAATTGGAGCTGGGTTTGATAAACAGTGGCAGTCTGGTCTCACCACTAAGGTTATAGGAGAAGGGTGTCAGAGGGTAATATGCATAAAAGACCTCAATTGTTTTAACAGTTAGCTATGAAGTGAAGTACTGAGGCTCTTCTTATGCATTCTTAAATTCAAATCTAAACAATTTTAGGGGGCGGATGTGGTCTTGGGCTAGATGGGTGATGCGGCACACCTCCCCACAAATGTAAAGGTTGGCTCAAAGTATGCTTATCGTAGTGGCTTATAGGGTAGATTAGCTTCCGTATCGAGAGTGACATTCACCCAGGTAGATATGGAAAATAAGGAAAGTCCCTTTTATGTATCACTTGCAttagttttctttttctctctctttctctctcaccccttctgTTAGCTTAATGTAGTGTGAAGCAGATCCCATCATGGTACCATAAGAGACCTTTAATCACCATTGGATCCTCATCAAAAACCCACTGATGAGCTCAAGATCCTGTGGCAGTCTGTTGCGAGCTGCGCTGCGTAGCATGATATGAGCTCACATGGGATTCCTGTTAAGGGACGTTAGCTGCTCCCACATGAAATTATGGATGCTCCTTGCAAAGACAGTTTAAGATGATCATGATGCATACTTTACAATGGAACTAGTTGCTGTAGCTTGCAAAACATACTCTTAAAGAGGGGGCGGTAAGAGGAAATtaaggaggatgagagatgtCATCTGTAATGCCCTCTTGCCACATGGAAGACATTTCTCTATCACTCAGACCTCAAAAGCCAGAGTCTGTGGGGAGTGAAATAGCAGTTGATTACCAAATAAGGAATTAGCATAGTTATACTCTTCCAAATGTGCAGTTAATTTAATAAATCTATCACTCTACTGAAACCGATTTATCCTACAATTTGCTAAAGATCAAGATAAAACTATACAACTGCTTGAAGTGCATTTGATCTGCTTAAGGTCTGTCATTAAAACATATGAGTATAGACAAACGGTCTCACAAGGACTAAAACAGGACGTGCGGTATTGTCAATGTAACACAGATTATTCTAGATTATTCTAGTAAAGAATAAAGTCCCCGACGATTTTATTATTCGGTCTATAGAT
It encodes:
- the htr1fb gene encoding 5-hydroxytryptamine receptor 1F gives rise to the protein MDLSNFSSLSLPYAEPQASRSNLWKILLTLALSLLAVATTCINSLVITAIAVTRKLHQPANYLICSLAVTDLLVAVLVMPVSIVYFVEETWVLGPAVCHLWLGIDVTCCTCSILHLAAIALDRYRAITDAVEYARKRTSHRALVTIAAVWVISVFVSLPHLVWRKRGTDWPELIEQVGNGQEVEDGGMMVDDSCLIEHDHVVFTLYSTFGAFYVPLVLILILYYKIYRAATTLSHRRKAGRTPCQHTVTSHILPAENSDRELPLSPDTLSPTEKSFSEPSVEGDHARITTNAFHPLKARRRRAQPGGREHRAATTLGLILGAFVVCWLPFFLKEVVVNTCESCSTSAGVADFLTWLGYLNSFVNPLIYTIFNQDFKRAFQKLLRCIHY